A DNA window from Stenotrophomonas sp. 57 contains the following coding sequences:
- a CDS encoding type II toxin-antitoxin system RelE/ParE family toxin, with protein MIVSFRHKGLKALYERGDISGVRADHVARLRRLLLQLDQARLPGDMGLPGNRLHPLRGSYSGYWAVSVSASWRLVFRFRGLDVELVDYLDYH; from the coding sequence ATGATCGTCAGCTTCAGGCATAAGGGTCTGAAAGCGCTCTATGAGCGGGGCGATATTTCAGGAGTTCGTGCCGATCATGTGGCTCGGTTGCGGCGTTTGCTTCTGCAGTTGGATCAAGCCCGGCTGCCTGGAGACATGGGGCTGCCCGGAAATCGCCTGCACCCCCTGCGCGGAAGCTACAGCGGCTACTGGGCTGTAAGTGTCTCGGCGAGTTGGCGATTGGTGTTCCGCTTTCGCGGGCTGGACGTCGAACTGGTCGATTACCTTGATTACCACTAG
- a CDS encoding BatD family protein translates to MTRAINMHGHWPRRVLATLLLWLPLLAWAQPRAWLDRDRIAMGDTVTLNVESDQGAPDFTPLRTDFDLSGQTSSRQVEWSNGSMQQRNLYGVALTPRRSGALVVPGLQVGSVRTAPLTLQVDAAAVAGPDSNAMAFIETVVDDETPYVQQSVGVVVRLYFASQLASGELVLDTPAGASLQRVGDDRTDVRQVNGRRYNVVERRFLLIPERSGALRLAGARFSGRSAGGFFDDFFGGGDGRMNATGADRTLQVQAQPAQAPQPWLPLQGLQLRYTSAPTSARTGEAANVVVEAIAEGATRAQFTDLPVPDVGSAAQVFAEPAQYEETFNGSTPRLKITRRYSIVPRQPGSLVVPGPRLPWWDVRAGKPQEAKLPDLTLAVAAGNGGGSASPAPLPPIDTDAALPGGDGQDSRIAATDPRASGLAERPWPWMGATIGLAMLWLLTLLWGWQRGRRPRETAPVAGTPAVPTVASGRAGLADLRRALDGEGFDQVEAQLCAMAGVERIEQVIARLDDPAQRQVLQDLQQARWGGQGDLASLRSRLREVFRDGPHWSAAAGPADTGLAPLYPPRRT, encoded by the coding sequence ATGACGCGGGCGATCAACATGCACGGGCACTGGCCACGGCGGGTGCTGGCAACACTGCTGTTGTGGCTGCCATTGCTGGCCTGGGCGCAACCGCGCGCCTGGCTCGACCGCGACCGCATCGCGATGGGCGATACGGTCACCCTCAATGTCGAGAGCGACCAGGGCGCGCCGGACTTCACGCCGCTGCGCACCGACTTCGACCTCAGCGGGCAGACCAGCAGCCGCCAGGTGGAGTGGAGCAACGGCAGCATGCAGCAGCGCAATCTGTATGGCGTAGCGCTGACGCCGCGACGCAGCGGCGCGCTGGTGGTGCCTGGCCTGCAGGTCGGCAGTGTGCGCACCGCGCCGCTGACCCTGCAGGTGGACGCCGCTGCCGTCGCCGGCCCTGACAGCAATGCGATGGCCTTCATCGAGACCGTTGTCGACGATGAGACGCCCTATGTGCAGCAGAGCGTGGGCGTGGTGGTACGGCTGTACTTCGCATCGCAGCTGGCGTCGGGTGAACTGGTGCTGGATACCCCGGCCGGTGCGTCGTTGCAGCGGGTGGGTGATGACCGCACCGACGTGCGGCAGGTCAATGGCCGCCGCTACAACGTGGTCGAGCGGCGCTTCCTGCTGATTCCTGAGCGCAGCGGTGCACTTCGGCTGGCCGGTGCGCGTTTCAGTGGGCGCAGTGCCGGTGGCTTCTTCGACGACTTCTTTGGCGGCGGCGACGGGCGGATGAATGCCACCGGCGCCGACCGCACGTTGCAGGTACAGGCACAGCCGGCACAGGCGCCGCAGCCGTGGCTGCCGTTGCAGGGCCTGCAGCTGCGCTACACCAGTGCACCGACCAGCGCCCGTACGGGCGAAGCGGCCAATGTGGTGGTCGAAGCGATTGCCGAAGGGGCGACCCGCGCGCAGTTCACCGACCTGCCGGTGCCCGACGTCGGCAGCGCCGCACAGGTGTTCGCCGAACCGGCGCAGTACGAAGAGACCTTCAACGGCAGCACGCCGCGGCTGAAGATCACCCGCCGTTATTCGATCGTGCCGCGCCAGCCGGGTTCGCTGGTGGTGCCGGGGCCGCGCCTGCCGTGGTGGGATGTTCGTGCGGGCAAGCCACAGGAAGCGAAGCTGCCGGACCTGACACTCGCCGTCGCAGCCGGTAATGGCGGCGGCAGTGCTTCACCTGCGCCGCTGCCGCCGATCGACACCGATGCCGCGCTGCCGGGGGGCGATGGCCAGGACAGCCGTATCGCGGCCACCGATCCGCGCGCCAGCGGCCTGGCCGAGCGTCCGTGGCCATGGATGGGCGCCACCATCGGCCTGGCGATGCTGTGGCTGCTGACCCTGCTGTGGGGCTGGCAGCGTGGCCGCCGCCCCCGTGAAACTGCGCCGGTGGCAGGCACGCCGGCTGTGCCGACTGTGGCGAGCGGACGTGCCGGCCTGGCCGACCTGCGCCGCGCACTGGATGGCGAAGGCTTCGATCAGGTAGAAGCGCAGTTGTGCGCGATGGCCGGTGTTGAGCGCATCGAGCAGGTCATCGCGCGGTTGGATGACCCGGCCCAGCGCCAGGTGCTGCAGGACCTGCAGCAGGCCCGCTGGGGCGGGCAGGGCGATCTGGCATCGCTGCGTTCGCGTCTGCGCGAGGTCTTCCGTGACGGACCGCACTGGTCGGCAGCTGCCGGCCCCGCCGACACTGGCCTGGCGCCGCTGTATCCACCGCGGCGAACCTGA
- a CDS encoding HigA family addiction module antitoxin, which produces MPLHDPPHPGESLREDILPAISMSISALAQHLGYSRGQLSTIINGHAGISAELAFRLELAGLGNARMWLAMQAAYDLWQVEHRAHPPIARLYLEDAVRMER; this is translated from the coding sequence ATGCCGTTGCATGATCCGCCGCACCCCGGAGAATCGCTGCGCGAAGACATCCTGCCGGCGATCAGCATGTCGATCAGTGCGCTGGCGCAGCATCTTGGCTATTCCCGCGGACAGCTGTCGACCATCATCAACGGGCACGCCGGCATCTCCGCGGAGCTGGCATTCCGCCTCGAGCTTGCGGGTCTGGGCAATGCCCGCATGTGGCTGGCGATGCAGGCGGCATACGATCTGTGGCAAGTCGAGCATCGAGCGCATCCACCCATTGCCCGCCTGTACCTTGAGGATGCAGTGAGGATGGAGCGGTAG
- the tkt gene encoding transketolase translates to MTQPTRRQLANAIRFLAADAVETAKSGHPGMPMGMADIAEVLWNDYLRHNPSNPHWFNRDRFVLSNGHGSMLQYALLHLSGYDLPIEQLKLFRQLGSHTAGHPERHETPGVETTTGPLGQGFANAVGFALAEKLLAQRFNRPELEVVDHRTWVFMGDGCLMEGVSHEAASLAGTWGLHKLVCFWDNNHISIDGNVEGWFTDNTPERFEAYGWNVVRDVDGHDPESIKAGIEAALSQSDKPTLICCRTTIGFGSPNKAGKESSHGAPLGKDELEATRKQLGWEYGPFEIPQAIYDGWRANGAGTLRQAEWEQLFDKYASQYPAEAAELTRRSHGELPADFVAKADAYIAQVAAEGPTIASRKASQLAIEAYAPLLPEIVGGSADLAHSNLTLWKGSTSVASDDANANYVYYGVREFGMTAIANGLALHGGFIPFDATFLVFSDYARNGVRMSALIPAHAIHVYTHDSIGLGEDGPTHQPVEHLASLRYIPNNDVWRPCDAVESAVSWKAAITRQDGPSCLVFSRQNLPHQPRNAEQIAQIERGGYVLADAAGTPDVILIATGSEVSLATEAKAQLDAAGLKTRVVSMPSTDVFLRQDAAYRESVLPNAVRKRVAVEAGVTGFWRQFVGLDGAVIGIDTFGASAPADQLYKHFGITTAHVVEAAKAL, encoded by the coding sequence ATGACGCAGCCTACCCGTCGCCAGTTGGCCAACGCCATCCGCTTCCTTGCCGCCGATGCGGTTGAAACCGCAAAGTCCGGCCACCCCGGCATGCCCATGGGCATGGCCGACATCGCCGAAGTCCTCTGGAACGACTACCTCCGCCATAACCCGAGCAATCCGCACTGGTTCAACCGCGACCGTTTCGTGCTGTCCAACGGCCACGGTTCGATGCTGCAGTACGCGCTGCTGCACCTGAGCGGTTACGACCTGCCGATCGAGCAGCTGAAGCTGTTCCGCCAGCTGGGCAGCCACACCGCCGGCCACCCGGAACGCCACGAGACCCCGGGCGTGGAAACCACCACCGGCCCGCTGGGCCAGGGTTTCGCCAATGCCGTGGGCTTCGCCCTGGCCGAGAAGCTGCTGGCACAGCGCTTCAACCGCCCGGAGCTGGAAGTGGTCGACCACCGCACCTGGGTGTTCATGGGCGATGGCTGCCTGATGGAAGGCGTGTCGCATGAAGCCGCGTCGCTGGCCGGCACCTGGGGCCTGCACAAGCTGGTCTGCTTCTGGGACAACAACCACATCTCCATCGACGGCAATGTCGAGGGCTGGTTCACCGACAACACCCCGGAGCGTTTCGAAGCCTATGGCTGGAACGTGGTCCGCGACGTCGACGGCCATGATCCGGAAAGCATCAAGGCCGGCATCGAGGCCGCGCTGTCGCAGAGCGACAAGCCGACCCTGATCTGCTGCCGCACCACCATTGGTTTTGGTTCGCCGAACAAGGCGGGCAAGGAATCCAGCCACGGCGCGCCGCTGGGCAAGGACGAGCTGGAAGCCACCCGCAAGCAGCTGGGCTGGGAATACGGTCCGTTCGAGATCCCGCAGGCGATCTACGACGGCTGGCGCGCCAATGGCGCCGGCACCCTGCGCCAGGCCGAGTGGGAACAGCTGTTCGACAAGTACGCCAGCCAGTACCCGGCCGAAGCGGCCGAACTGACCCGTCGCTCGCACGGCGAACTGCCGGCCGACTTCGTGGCCAAGGCCGATGCCTACATCGCCCAGGTGGCCGCTGAAGGCCCGACGATCGCCTCGCGCAAGGCCTCGCAGCTGGCCATCGAAGCCTACGCCCCGCTGCTGCCGGAAATCGTCGGCGGCTCGGCTGACCTGGCGCACTCCAACCTGACGCTCTGGAAGGGCAGCACGTCGGTCGCCAGCGACGACGCCAACGCCAACTACGTGTACTACGGCGTGCGCGAGTTCGGCATGACCGCCATTGCCAACGGCCTGGCCCTGCACGGTGGCTTCATTCCGTTCGACGCCACCTTCCTGGTGTTCAGCGACTACGCCCGCAACGGCGTGCGCATGAGCGCGCTGATCCCGGCCCATGCCATCCACGTCTACACCCACGACTCGATCGGCCTGGGCGAAGACGGCCCGACCCACCAGCCGGTGGAGCACCTGGCCTCGCTGCGCTACATCCCGAACAACGACGTGTGGCGCCCGTGCGACGCCGTTGAATCGGCAGTGAGCTGGAAGGCCGCGATCACCCGCCAGGACGGCCCGAGCTGCCTGGTGTTCAGCCGCCAGAACCTGCCGCACCAGCCGCGCAACGCCGAGCAGATCGCCCAGATCGAGCGCGGTGGCTATGTGCTGGCCGATGCCGCCGGTACCCCGGACGTGATCCTGATCGCCACCGGTTCGGAAGTCTCGCTGGCCACCGAAGCCAAGGCCCAGCTGGATGCGGCCGGCCTCAAGACCCGCGTGGTCTCGATGCCGTCCACCGACGTGTTCCTGCGCCAGGATGCGGCCTACCGTGAATCGGTGCTGCCCAACGCCGTGCGCAAGCGCGTGGCGGTGGAAGCCGGCGTGACCGGTTTCTGGCGCCAGTTCGTCGGCCTGGACGGCGCGGTGATCGGCATCGACACCTTCGGTGCTTCGGCCCCGGCCGACCAGCTGTACAAGCACTTCGGCATCACCACCGCCCACGTGGTGGAAGCGGCCAAGGCGCTGTAA
- a CDS encoding TonB family protein — protein MTELLDGLWRASLWLAVGVLLLAALRPVLVSLGGAGLAYRSWWLLPLLLVTLLLPLPQAAVLQHVPTVPLKVVPGAVDGLTGQSLPWTLLLLLAWVLGTGICLLRDLRAQRRFERSMGPLRARADGSWQASGDPGLPALVGLWRPRIVVGPAFDQRFTAQEQNLILQHERSHRRHGDHWANGALLLVRAVFWFHPLLPWAARRFLRDQELACDARTIGPQPALRGLYASTLLKAQLVHPVAPAVCHWRSQPVLKERIAMLKQSKRKALPWVSGQVLVVGLCVGMGAVAWASQGGAAGGTRIGVEPFEHAQEDAAKAGLDRPIQVDKMPPPSYPKSAFEQRQVGVVNLRIEVDAQGQPTDVQVLSATNPGVFDAVSIAAARSWTYRPAVKNGKAVAGAVRIPITYAMDDTEDAK, from the coding sequence ATGACTGAGCTGCTCGACGGACTGTGGCGGGCCAGCCTGTGGCTGGCGGTGGGCGTGCTGCTGCTGGCGGCGCTGCGACCGGTGCTGGTGAGCCTGGGTGGCGCCGGGCTGGCCTATCGCAGCTGGTGGCTGCTGCCGTTGCTGCTGGTGACCTTGCTGCTGCCATTGCCACAGGCTGCAGTGTTGCAGCACGTGCCGACAGTGCCGCTGAAAGTGGTGCCTGGGGCCGTGGATGGACTGACCGGGCAATCACTGCCGTGGACCCTGCTGTTGCTGCTGGCATGGGTGCTGGGGACAGGCATCTGCCTGCTGCGCGACCTGCGTGCGCAGCGCCGTTTCGAACGCAGCATGGGCCCACTGCGTGCGCGTGCCGATGGCAGCTGGCAGGCCAGCGGCGATCCCGGGTTGCCGGCACTGGTCGGCCTGTGGCGACCGCGCATCGTGGTCGGCCCGGCATTCGACCAGCGGTTCACCGCACAGGAGCAGAACCTGATCCTGCAGCACGAGCGCAGCCATCGCCGCCATGGCGACCACTGGGCCAACGGCGCGCTGCTGCTGGTCCGCGCGGTGTTCTGGTTCCACCCGCTGCTGCCGTGGGCCGCACGCCGCTTCCTGCGCGACCAGGAACTGGCCTGCGATGCCCGCACCATCGGCCCGCAGCCTGCGCTGCGGGGCCTCTATGCCAGCACGCTGCTGAAGGCGCAGCTGGTCCACCCGGTTGCGCCAGCGGTCTGCCATTGGCGCAGCCAACCCGTGTTGAAGGAGCGTATCGCCATGTTGAAGCAGTCCAAGCGGAAGGCATTGCCGTGGGTGTCGGGGCAGGTGCTGGTGGTCGGGTTGTGCGTGGGAATGGGCGCGGTGGCGTGGGCCAGCCAGGGCGGTGCGGCCGGTGGCACCCGGATCGGTGTCGAGCCGTTCGAACATGCGCAAGAGGATGCGGCAAAGGCGGGGCTGGACCGTCCCATCCAGGTGGACAAGATGCCGCCACCGTCCTACCCGAAGTCCGCCTTCGAGCAACGCCAGGTAGGCGTGGTCAATCTGCGCATCGAAGTGGATGCACAGGGCCAGCCGACCGATGTGCAGGTGCTCAGTGCGACCAATCCGGGGGTGTTCGACGCCGTCTCCATCGCCGCCGCGCGCAGCTGGACCTATCGCCCCGCGGTGAAGAACGGCAAGGCGGTGGCGGGTGCCGTACGCATTCCGATCACCTACGCCATGGATGACACCGAGGACGCGAAGTGA
- a CDS encoding flavin reductase family protein, producing MKALPKKDFPVEQARRFLEPGPIVLVSTAWRGQRNLMTMGWHMVMGFSPSLVATYLWNENHSHALAVGSGECVINVPGVELLDTVVDIGNCSGREVDKFARFGLDALPAREVGAPLVGQCHSNFECRLYDDSQVASNNLFIWEIVHAHVAPRPKLPRTVHYRGDGQFMVAGAEVSRRRRFKPDML from the coding sequence ATGAAAGCACTGCCCAAGAAGGACTTCCCGGTCGAGCAGGCCCGCCGCTTCCTCGAACCCGGCCCGATCGTGCTGGTCAGCACCGCCTGGCGCGGCCAGCGCAACCTGATGACGATGGGCTGGCACATGGTGATGGGCTTCTCGCCCTCACTGGTCGCAACCTACCTGTGGAATGAGAACCACAGCCATGCACTGGCCGTCGGCAGCGGCGAGTGCGTGATCAACGTACCCGGCGTGGAGCTGCTCGATACCGTGGTGGACATCGGCAACTGCAGTGGTCGCGAGGTCGACAAGTTCGCCCGGTTCGGGCTTGACGCGCTGCCCGCACGCGAGGTCGGCGCACCACTGGTCGGGCAATGTCACTCGAACTTCGAATGCCGGTTGTACGACGACAGCCAGGTGGCATCGAACAACCTGTTCATATGGGAAATCGTGCACGCACACGTAGCGCCACGGCCGAAGCTGCCGCGCACGGTGCACTACCGCGGCGATGGGCAGTTCATGGTGGCCGGCGCCGAAGTCTCGCGTCGACGGCGGTTCAAGCCCGACATGCTGTAA
- a CDS encoding acetyl-CoA hydrolase/transferase C-terminal domain-containing protein produces the protein MTEHLTDLDAAVDWLFARVDGPLRIGAPLALGKPHRLLNALYARVEHDPSRPLQLYTALSLNPPKARGNGLEARFMAPFAQRHFGDDFPRLAYADAIARDALPAHVQVEEFYMQSGALLGSRQAQSSYTSLNYTHAADAVAQRAPQVIVQKVAMRPDDRRLSLSCNNDITQDTLDAIAARGLPRPLLIAEIDPQLPYLGGSATVDVSFFDLVITPQPPYPALFGLPRQPVGDADYAIGLYASTLVRDGGTLQIGIGTLADALSHALVLRHTDNARYRRVLHALDPQLASHPLVKEIGGLDPFEVGLYGCSEMLNEGFRRLVQTGVIKRKVHDDLALMQRIENGSTLSIDHATLAAEGEYLHGAFYLGSPEFYEWLRTLPEDECRAIGMRRISEINQLYGGNETLERLQRRHARFFNSCMMATALGAAVSDALDDGRVVSGVGGQYNFVAMAHALPEARSVLMFRAARDDKGRRESNVRWNYGHTTIPRHLRDIYLNEYGIADLRGLTDEDCVQAMTAIAEAPFQGGLLQQAQAARKLLAVSQPDPQRLQRNTPQALAAALAPFRADGSLPDYPLGSDFNEIEQVLVKALGWLKANTQTRGDKLRTVWAALRQPAGDGDAVYLQRMGLQAPKDFAERLDARLLRLALARTS, from the coding sequence ATGACCGAACACCTCACCGACCTGGACGCCGCTGTCGACTGGTTGTTTGCGCGCGTGGACGGGCCGTTGCGGATCGGGGCACCGCTGGCGCTGGGCAAGCCGCACCGGCTGCTCAATGCCCTGTACGCGCGCGTCGAGCACGACCCGTCGCGGCCGTTGCAGCTCTACACCGCGCTGTCGCTGAACCCGCCCAAGGCGCGTGGCAACGGCCTGGAAGCGCGCTTCATGGCACCGTTCGCGCAGCGCCACTTCGGCGACGATTTCCCGCGCCTGGCCTATGCCGATGCGATCGCACGCGACGCGCTACCGGCACATGTGCAGGTGGAAGAGTTCTACATGCAGTCCGGCGCTCTGCTCGGTTCGCGCCAGGCGCAGTCCAGCTATACCAGCCTGAACTACACCCATGCCGCCGATGCGGTCGCCCAGCGCGCGCCGCAGGTGATCGTGCAGAAGGTGGCGATGCGGCCGGATGATCGCCGGCTGTCGCTGTCGTGCAACAACGACATCACCCAGGACACGCTCGATGCCATCGCAGCGCGTGGCCTGCCGCGGCCCCTGCTGATCGCCGAGATCGACCCACAGCTGCCCTACCTGGGTGGCTCGGCCACGGTCGATGTGTCGTTCTTCGATCTGGTGATCACTCCGCAACCGCCGTACCCGGCACTGTTCGGCCTGCCGCGGCAGCCGGTCGGCGATGCCGACTACGCCATCGGCCTGTATGCCAGCACCCTGGTCCGCGACGGCGGCACCCTGCAGATCGGCATCGGCACGCTGGCCGATGCGCTCAGCCATGCGCTGGTGCTGCGCCACACCGACAACGCGCGCTACCGCCGCGTGCTGCACGCGCTGGATCCGCAGCTGGCCAGCCACCCACTGGTGAAGGAAATCGGCGGGCTGGATCCGTTCGAGGTCGGCCTGTACGGCTGCAGCGAAATGCTCAACGAGGGCTTCCGCCGGCTGGTGCAGACTGGGGTGATCAAGCGCAAGGTGCACGACGACCTGGCGCTGATGCAGCGCATCGAGAACGGCAGCACGCTGTCCATCGACCACGCCACCCTGGCCGCCGAGGGCGAGTACCTGCACGGCGCGTTCTACCTGGGCTCCCCGGAGTTCTACGAGTGGCTGCGCACGCTGCCGGAAGACGAATGCCGTGCGATCGGCATGCGCCGCATCAGCGAGATCAACCAGCTGTACGGTGGCAACGAGACGCTGGAACGCCTGCAGCGCCGGCACGCGCGCTTCTTCAATTCCTGCATGATGGCCACCGCGCTGGGCGCGGCGGTGTCGGATGCGCTGGACGATGGCCGCGTGGTGTCCGGCGTGGGTGGCCAGTACAACTTCGTGGCGATGGCACATGCCCTGCCGGAAGCGCGCAGCGTGCTGATGTTCCGCGCCGCGCGCGATGACAAGGGGCGCCGCGAATCCAACGTGCGCTGGAACTACGGGCACACCACCATCCCACGCCACCTGCGCGACATCTACCTCAACGAGTACGGCATCGCCGATCTGCGCGGGCTGACCGACGAGGACTGCGTGCAGGCGATGACCGCGATCGCCGAAGCCCCGTTCCAGGGTGGCCTGCTGCAGCAGGCGCAGGCCGCGCGCAAGCTTCTGGCGGTGTCCCAGCCGGACCCGCAGCGCCTCCAGCGCAATACGCCGCAGGCATTGGCCGCGGCACTGGCCCCGTTCCGCGCCGATGGCAGCCTGCCGGACTACCCGCTCGGCAGCGACTTCAACGAGATCGAGCAGGTACTGGTGAAGGCACTGGGCTGGCTGAAGGCCAACACGCAGACCCGGGGCGACAAGCTGCGCACGGTCTGGGCCGCGCTGCGACAACCGGCCGGCGACGGCGATGCGGTGTACCTGCAGCGCATGGGCCTGCAGGCGCCCAAGGATTTCGCAGAGCGCCTGGATGCGCGCCTGCTGCGCCTGGCGTTGGCGCGTACCAGCTGA
- a CDS encoding dicarboxylate/amino acid:cation symporter, whose protein sequence is MTAAAADKKKLPLHWKMGIGFAIGLVLGLIVHALGGSVDGLQAGAKWVMDYVTTPASGLFLNLIFMLIVPLIFSALIMGVSEMGDIRALGRIGWKTLAYTVLLSGIAVGIGLVLVNVLKPGAGVDPQTAALMLSENAERSKEIVAGIHGTPKGMDMLLSIVPSNVLQAASDNGAILSLMFFALMFGIGMVLTDNEKVAPLRRAIEGVFEISMTLINLVIRLAPYAVACFMFNLAALFGFELIIRLGAYVGVVVLALGLHMIVTYGTAVWLSGRSPLSFFRDTQEATVMAFSTASSNATLPTALRVADQMGLPQRVSRFVLTVGATANQNGTALFEGVTVIFLAQFFGVDLSIGQQFMVMAVCILGGIGTAGVPSGSLPVVAMICAMVGVNPLGIGLILGVNHFLDMCRTALNVTGDLALTTLVAKGEPHDGPALAPHQD, encoded by the coding sequence ATGACAGCAGCTGCTGCCGACAAGAAGAAGTTGCCCCTGCATTGGAAGATGGGCATCGGCTTTGCGATCGGCCTGGTCCTGGGACTGATCGTGCACGCCCTGGGCGGCAGCGTCGATGGTCTGCAGGCCGGTGCCAAGTGGGTCATGGACTACGTCACCACCCCGGCGTCGGGCCTGTTCCTCAACCTGATCTTCATGCTGATCGTGCCGCTGATCTTCTCGGCGCTGATCATGGGCGTGTCGGAGATGGGCGACATCCGCGCCCTCGGCCGCATCGGCTGGAAGACCCTGGCCTACACCGTGCTGCTGTCCGGCATCGCCGTGGGCATCGGCCTGGTGCTGGTGAACGTGCTCAAGCCCGGCGCGGGCGTCGACCCGCAGACCGCGGCGCTGATGCTGTCGGAGAACGCCGAGCGCAGCAAGGAGATCGTGGCTGGCATCCATGGCACGCCGAAGGGCATGGACATGCTGCTGTCGATCGTACCGAGCAACGTGCTGCAGGCGGCGTCGGACAACGGCGCGATCCTGTCGCTGATGTTCTTCGCGCTGATGTTCGGTATCGGCATGGTGCTGACCGACAACGAGAAGGTCGCCCCGCTGCGTCGCGCCATCGAAGGCGTGTTCGAAATCTCGATGACCCTGATCAACCTGGTCATCCGCCTGGCCCCGTACGCGGTGGCCTGCTTCATGTTCAACCTGGCCGCACTGTTCGGCTTCGAGCTGATCATCCGCCTCGGTGCCTACGTGGGCGTGGTGGTGCTGGCGCTGGGCCTGCACATGATCGTGACCTACGGCACCGCCGTGTGGCTGTCCGGCCGTTCGCCGCTGTCGTTCTTCCGCGATACCCAGGAAGCGACGGTGATGGCGTTCTCCACCGCCTCCAGCAACGCGACCCTGCCGACCGCGTTGCGCGTGGCCGACCAGATGGGCCTGCCGCAGCGCGTGTCGCGCTTCGTGCTGACCGTGGGCGCCACCGCCAACCAGAACGGCACCGCGCTGTTCGAGGGCGTGACGGTGATCTTCCTGGCCCAGTTCTTCGGCGTGGACCTGAGCATCGGCCAGCAGTTCATGGTGATGGCGGTCTGCATCCTCGGTGGCATCGGTACCGCTGGCGTGCCATCCGGCTCGCTGCCGGTGGTGGCGATGATCTGCGCCATGGTGGGCGTGAACCCGCTGGGCATCGGCCTGATCCTGGGCGTGAACCACTTCCTGGACATGTGCCGTACCGCACTGAACGTGACCGGCGACCTGGCCCTGACCACCCTGGTGGCCAAGGGCGAGCCGCACGACGGCCCGGCGCTGGCACCGCACCAGGACTGA
- a CDS encoding BlaI/MecI/CopY family transcriptional regulator → MTPISEAEAVVMEVLWQQAPRSADDVVAALAHRDWAEPTIKTLLNRLLTKGAIAAERDGRRYLYRPLLQRQAWVEAQSQDFIGRVFEGRVAPLVAHFSERGQLSAQDIAELKKLIQELDHD, encoded by the coding sequence ATGACCCCGATCAGCGAAGCCGAAGCCGTTGTGATGGAGGTGCTGTGGCAGCAGGCACCGCGCAGTGCCGACGACGTGGTGGCCGCGCTGGCCCATCGCGACTGGGCCGAGCCGACCATCAAGACCCTGCTCAACCGCCTGCTGACCAAGGGCGCGATTGCCGCCGAGCGCGATGGACGACGCTATCTGTACCGGCCGCTGCTGCAGCGCCAGGCCTGGGTGGAGGCGCAGAGCCAGGACTTCATCGGGCGCGTCTTCGAGGGCCGCGTGGCGCCACTGGTGGCGCACTTCAGCGAACGTGGGCAGCTGAGCGCGCAGGACATTGCCGAACTGAAGAAGCTGATCCAGGAGCTGGACCATGACTGA